From the genome of Candidatus Neomarinimicrobiota bacterium:
GACAGAAGCGAACCTTTTTTTCAAATGTGAAAACTTTCAGAAGGTGGGTGCCTTCAAATTTCGCGGCGCGTGTAACGCCGTCTTTTCACTGTCGAAAGACGAGGCAAAACACGGCGTCGCCACTCACTCTTCGGGAAACCACGGTGCTGCCGTAGCGATGGCAGCTAGACTTCACGGTATGGACTCCTACGTTGTAATGCCGCGGACTGCCTCCGAACTCAAGAAACAGGCCGTCTCAGGGTACGGTGCACAGATTACATTCTGCGAACCGACTCTTGCCTCGAGAGAAGAAACATGTGCTGGAATCGTCAAGAAGACCGGTGCCACTGAGATTCATTCCTACAACGATCCAAGGATCATCGCGGGACAGGGAACCGCGGCCCTTGAGCTGCTCGAGGAGGTCCCGGATCTCGACGCTCTCCTTGCTCCCGTGGGCGGCGGGGGACTCCTGAGCGGGACGGCCCTGGCGGCCTCAGGTGTCAATAAACAGATTGAGGTGGTGGGAGTGGAACCCGAAGGGGCCAATGACGCCTACCAGTCATTTCGTACCGGGAGGATTGTCCCCTCGGTTAATCCAAAAACCGTCGCGGACGGTCTACTGACTTCCCTGGGTGACTTAACATTCGCCATTATCATGAAGCATGTCACAGACATCGTTACAGTGTCAGAATCTTCCATAGTGAACGCGATGCGAACGGTGTGGGAACGGATGAACATCATTATTGAACCTTCCTCGGCGGTACCCGTGGCGGCCCTGCTTGACGGAACCGTGGATATGGTAGGGAAAAGAGTGGGAGTGATTCTATCGGGCGGAAACGTGGATCTTGACAGACTGCCGTGGTGACGTTAGACGTTGGACGTTAAACGTTAGACGTTCGACGTTCCACGTTCGACGTTATGTGTGAGTTATGTGTCATGGGTTATTCGTTATGGGGTTATAACGTATTACGCATCACGAATTACGAATCAATTCTCCATCTCTCCGTTCCTCCAGTTCTCCATTTCTCCAGATTTCAATGGTCAATAGTCCATAGTCAATTGTCTCAATCTCTCCATTTCTCCACTTCTCCATTCCTCCAATTTTCCATATTTCTTTCACAATCAACAAACAAGGAGGTGTTATGAAGAGTCACCAGAAAGAGCTCTGGATGGAAGTGCCGGAGCGAATGGATTTTGTGAACATTACCCCGGAGGTTCAAAGTACTCTCAACGAAAGCGGAATAACCGAGGGACTCTGTCTGGTCAATGCCATGCACATTACGGCTTCCGTATTTATCAATGACGACGAACCCGGTCTTCATCGCGACTACAAACGGTGGCTGGAGGAGCTGGCTCCCCACGAACCGGTGAGTCGCTATGATCATAATCGCACCGGGGAGGATAATGGGGACGCGCATCACAAGCGCCAGATCATGGGTCGGGACGTGGTTGTAGCCGTCACCGACGGAAAGCTTCATTTTGGCCCCTGGGAGCAGATATTCTATGGAGAATTCGACGGACGCCGCCGGAAGAGAGTGCTCATCAAAATCATCGGAGAGTAACTCGACCGGAGCCGGGAACAGGGCAACCCTGGCGTTTCTTCTGGCCTGCGCGTGTCGTGAGCTGTTCCCGGAAAAAACCCTCTTCATTGAACACTCCATG
Proteins encoded in this window:
- a CDS encoding secondary thiamine-phosphate synthase enzyme YjbQ, with translation MKSHQKELWMEVPERMDFVNITPEVQSTLNESGITEGLCLVNAMHITASVFINDDEPGLHRDYKRWLEELAPHEPVSRYDHNRTGEDNGDAHHKRQIMGRDVVVAVTDGKLHFGPWEQIFYGEFDGRRRKRVLIKIIGE
- a CDS encoding pyridoxal-phosphate dependent enzyme; the encoded protein is MNSRLPTFAHVKAAAKRIKRHVHLTPVLTSQTLNRMTEANLFFKCENFQKVGAFKFRGACNAVFSLSKDEAKHGVATHSSGNHGAAVAMAARLHGMDSYVVMPRTASELKKQAVSGYGAQITFCEPTLASREETCAGIVKKTGATEIHSYNDPRIIAGQGTAALELLEEVPDLDALLAPVGGGGLLSGTALAASGVNKQIEVVGVEPEGANDAYQSFRTGRIVPSVNPKTVADGLLTSLGDLTFAIIMKHVTDIVTVSESSIVNAMRTVWERMNIIIEPSSAVPVAALLDGTVDMVGKRVGVILSGGNVDLDRLPW